The window AGCGTTTGCTCAATTCATAGGCAAGGTCGGGATAAGAAAGGGATGCCAGCGCTTCATATTCATTCGCAAGAATTTCGGGGATATGTGCGGGCATAAAAAGCCCGCGATCAGGCGGCTGGCCTTGCAGGAGCGCATCTTGGAATGAAACGAGAGGTGATTTTCGATTGGTGCTGTAGCATTGCATAGCTAAGCGAGCCGTGTTTGGATTTCTTTTAGAAAAATTTCACCCGTGCTTTGTTCATCGCGCGCAACGCTATAGGGAAGCGTGACGTCGGCGATGGCGGCATAGCGGGCGGAGCGGTACGTCAAGAGTTCAGGATAACAGCGTCTAAGAGCCTCGCGGTCAGATTCGTCCGGAAGCCTATGAAAGCGGTCGCCCCATACCACAGGTTTGGGGTCGGTAGTATAGATGTGAAACAATCTATCTTTGATTGATTGATTCGCCTCAAGATAGACAATAAGCGTTTGTTGTTTAAGATGTTCGATGGTCCGGGGCGAGAGATAAATGAAACTGCCGGTGGTATCGATGATAGTATTCGTCCTGTGTGCGGTGAGAAAAGTACGAATTGATTCTTCTTCAAGGGCAAGATATTGGGCGCTGCGGACGGCATGTTGCGATTCATAGGGCTGTCCCATCCATGCCGCAACCCCCGCGGTTCCTGTACCGGGGAGCGAGCCGAGGTGCGCACTCACATAGTCATCTGAAGAGAGGCGCAAAAATCCGAGTGATGCCAACTGGAGAGATCGGTACGTTTTTCCCATACCGGACATCCCTATCAAGGTGATCGCTAATTGATTGCGCGCCCAAAGGTCTTTGAATACCTGAGGAGTGAGGAGCATACAAGGGATATGGCAGCAGAGTGTCTCTTGATTTCCTGATGTTTACGCCGCTTTATTTTTTATTGCCTCCTGAATTTCACTTATAAATGCTTCCCGTGTCCGCATGAATGGCTTTTCGATGCCATATTTCCTGATCATGAGTTCTTGGGAGTTAATTTCTTTATCCCCGAATACGAGCTGATAGGGGATTTTATCGGTCATTGCTTTGCGGATTTTGTTGCCAATAGTGGTATTAGCGTCATCCACCGCCACGCGGATCCCATGTTTTTTGAGTTCTTCCGCGAAGGCAAACGCATGCGGATCATTGCTGGTGCGCACGGGAAGGATGACGGCCTGCACGGGCGCGAGCCAGGCGGGAAACACGCCCGCATAGTGCTCGATGAGTATGGCGAGAAAACGCTCAAATGACCCGAGTATTGCGCGGTGGATCATGACCACGCGCTCG of the Patescibacteria group bacterium genome contains:
- a CDS encoding AAA family ATPase, whose protein sequence is MLLTPQVFKDLWARNQLAITLIGMSGMGKTYRSLQLASLGFLRLSSDDYVSAHLGSLPGTGTAGVAAWMGQPYESQHAVRSAQYLALEEESIRTFLTAHRTNTIIDTTGSFIYLSPRTIEHLKQQTLIVYLEANQSIKDRLFHIYTTDPKPVVWGDRFHRLPDESDREALRRCYPELLTYRSARYAAIADVTLPYSVARDEQSTGEIFLKEIQTRLA